The Ignavibacteria bacterium genome contains the following window.
ATCATAATAAGTGACGCAATATATCTCGGCATTGCAAGGTAACGAACAGGATTAATCGACATTGCTTCGAGTGCATCTATTTGTTCAGTAACTTTCATCGTTCCAAGCTCTGCTGCAATTGAAGCGCCTACTCTGCCTGCAATGACAATTCCAGTTAGTACAGGACCAAGTTCCGTAATAACAGCTCGAACAGTTGCCCCGCCAATAAACGAAAGTGGTGCAAGACCCTTCAATTGATAAGCCGCCTGCCACGCCGAAACAGCGCCTGTAAAAATTGCAATTACAATTACAAGCGGAATCGAATCTACTCCGATATGTTCCATTTGTCTTAATATTAATCTTCGATCTCTAAAAATTCTATAGAGATGAGAATGAATTTTGAAGAATAAAACACTTATTTCACCAAACTCATCTAAGAAATTCAAAATTGCCTTTCCAAATCGATCCAATAAAAAACTAATCATAAGAGTTAATTCAAATTTTTAATTTCTGAAATTATATTTCTTATAGGGAAATAAAGCAAAGAAATCAAACAAAAACTTATCAGGTAATTTCCAAAGTCATTCATTTTTAAAATAATATGAAATGCTTTTGATGATTCTAAGATTGGAAGCAAATATTTAAATACTAAAAATCCCAAAAGAGTAAATAGGAATAAAGCACTAAAAATCAGGAGATAAACTTTTGCGTTACTGTAAAAAGATCTTATTAAGAAGAAAGAAGCGATGGCAAATGCAAAAGCATAATAAAGCAATTCGAAGCTGAGCTTCAATCGATCATTCAATGTTGAACTTTCGAAAGAATAAATTAAGAGCACAATCGAAAAGAAAAATAAAATAATTGAAAAAAGAAGAAATTTGTCGTCAATCCCTAAACTCAGATAATAATAAAAAAATGCAAAGCTAAAGATCAGGAGACTGATGCTCACCCACTCATTTGTTGTCAGATTTATCAATCCGAACTTTACCATTATCCAGATAATACTCGAAATAATTCCAGCCAGTCCAAGATTAAATTGAATTGAAAAAATTCTATTCATTCGCGAACCCATCCTTAGATTTTGCCGGAATAATGAAGTTTAAAACCAGATAGACTATTGCAGCGAGTCCAAAAGATGCAAAGAAAAAAATGACCCATATTAAACGCACAAGATTTGGATTAATATTTAGATATTCACCAAATCCGGCACATATTCCAAAGATAAGTTTTCGATCCGATTTTCTTATCTCTTTTATTTCATTTTCTGGCATAATTACTTCCAATTTGTAATGGTTATTGATTAATAACGCAATACTAAACACTAAAAGAGTAAATGCATCGATCTTCTGTGAGAGGAATGCAAAAATTGTTTTGATTGATATCATATCATTATATAAAAGAAACAGCAAAACAATTCCAATAATGAATAATAAATTCAATGTAATTGTATTTGAGTTTAATCGAGAATACTTTCCCCGATTTTCATTCACAGGTAATAAAATTCCAAATGCAGAATAAATTATAAGAATAGACTGACCCAGAAAGAAAAAAGCCGTTAAAACAATTATTCGAATAAAAACTGGATTTACATTTATGAAATTTCCAAAGGCTTCACAAACGCCCATTAAAAATTTTTCGGATGGATTAATTTCAAGACTTCTCTTTGATTGATAAGATTGAGTTTCTTCTTCCATATTTTGATTAATTAATTTTGGAGCAAATTTACAAAAGATAAAAATTACAATTGAGGAAGAAATTAAAGGCTTGGTCTTTTTAAATCAAAAGGGAGAATTAATTTAAGATTATTCTTCTTAGATTTAATTTAAAAAGAAAAACCCCGATGAAAACATTCAACTTTGATGAATTAATTGCATGAATTGAAGCTATACCAGGAAGATATCTACAAAGCTCAACTTAAATAAATTTTCAAGAACTGACCTTGGATCTTGAAACAAGAAAAGTTTGTACTCATAAAGGTGAAATTGTCTTAACCGAAAAATTAGGAATTGAAGGAATTGGATTAGGTCTCTCGCTAGTAAAAAATATTATCAATCTTATAAAAGGCGAAATTAAAATTGAAGACAACCATCCAAAAGGAACTAAAGTTATTTTAAGATTTAAGCCAATAATATTTGAATGAAGTTCTTACAAATTCAAACATTAAACAACCATCGATAAAGTTGCATATCATCTTAGAACCTTTAAAGAAATTTATCACTGAACTGGAGTAATTTTACGATTTCATTTTCATTCAATATTTAATCTATTCACAAAAATTTTTTTAACTTAATCCCTCATTAACTTTTCATTTCATTTTTTTTATATTAAATCACTAATAAAAACTAAATTGTGAGACTAAAAATTATGACTAAAACAATTTCAATTTTTACAACACTGTTAATCTTAATTTCATTTTCAAATTCTTTTTCTCAACCTCTTGATATGAACAAACTTCACGGACTCAAAGCTCGATCAATTGGTCCAGCTGGAATGAGTGGTAGAGTTACTGCAATTGATGTGGTTCAGAAAAATCCATCAATATTTTATGTCGGAACCGCATCTGGTGGCTTATGGAAAACTACGAGCGGTGGTGTTAGCTGGACACCTATTTTTGACACAATGAAAGCTGCATCAATTGGTGCAATTGCAATAGATCAAAACATTCCAGATATAATTTGGGTCGGAACAGGCGAAGGTAATCCAAGAAACAGTCAGAACAGCGGAAATGGAGTTTACAAATCTTTAGATGGCGGAAAGACCTGGATTCATCTTGGTTTAGAAAATTCCCGAAACATTCATAGAATTATTATTGATCCAAGAAATTCAGATGTAGTTTATGTTGGAGTTCAGGGTTCTGCTTTTGGAGATTCAGAAGAACGAGGTGTCTTCAAAACAACTGATGGAGGAAAGACCTGGCAAAAAATTCTTTATGTGAATGAACGAACAGGAATCGCTGATCTTGTAATGGATCCATCAAATCCGAATAAACTTTTTGCAGCGATGTGGGAATTCCGACGTGAACCCTGGTTCTTTACTTCAGGTGGAAAAGGGAGCGGACTTTATGTAACTTTTGATGGTGGTAAAACCTGGACTAAGCGAACAGATAAAGACGGTTTACCATCTGGTGAACTTGGAAGAATTGGAATCGCAATCGCACGCAGCAATCCAGAAATTGTTTATGCATTAATCGAAGCAAAAGTAAATGCTCTCTACAAATCTACTGACGGCGGATTTAAGTGGTTTAAAGTAAGCGATAAAAACATCGGCGATCGTCCATTCTATTACGCTGAAATTTATGTCGATCCAAAAAATGAAAATCGTATCTACAATATTTATACTCAGGTTTCGGTAAGCGAAGATGGCGGCAAAACTTTTAATATTTTAATTTCAAAAATTCATCCCGATCATCACGCTTTTTATATCCATCCTGAAAATCCAAATTTCTTAATTGATGGGAATGATGGTGGACTTGCAATTTCATACGATCGAGGAAAGACATGGAGATTCGTTGAAAATCTCCCGGTTGCACAATTCTATCACATCAATGTGGATAATGATTTTCCTTACAATGTTTATGGTGGACTTCAAGATAATGGGTCGTGGAGAGGTCCGAGCAGAGTTTTTAATTACATGGGAATTTCAAATTTCGATTGGCAGGAAGTAGGCTTTGGTGATGGATTCGATGTAATGCCCGATCCGGATGACAACAGATTTGGTTATGCAATGTCGCAAGGTGGAAATCTTTTTAGATATGATTCAAAAACCGGAATTCAAAAATCAATTAGACCTGTGCATCCAGACGGAATTGAACTAAGATTTAACTGGAATGCGGCTCTTGCTCAAGATCCATTCGATAATTCTACAATTTATTACGGCAGTCAATTCCTGCATAAAAGTACAAATAAAGGAGATTCCTGGGAAATCATTTCCCCAGATTTAACTACAAACGACACTACGAAACAAAAACAGAGACAAAGCGGTGGACTTACTCCCGACGTAACTTCGGCAGAAAATTTCTGCACAATTGTAGCTATCGCTCCAAGTCCAGTTAAAAAGGGTGTGATCTGGGTCGGTACAGACGATGGTAATCTTCAATTAACAACAGATGGCGGAAAAACCTGGAAAAATGTTGTTGAAAATATAAAAGGCGTTCCAAAAGGAACATGGATTCCACAAATTCATCCATCAAAATACAACGAAGCTGAAGCATTTGTTGTTTTTGATAATCACAGACGAGACGATTGGACGCCTTATCTTTATTATACATCAAACTTCGGTAAAAGCTGGACAAGGCTTGTTGATGAAAAGAAAGTCTATGGTTATTGTCTTTCCATTGTTCAGGACTTCCAAGAACCAAATCTACTCTTTTTAGGAACCGAATTCGGACTTTATGTAAGTACTGATTTTGGTAAAAACTGGACTAAATGGAAAAGTGACTTTCCAACAGTCTCAACAACAGATTTAATAATTCATCCAAGAGAAAATGATTTAGTAATTGGGACATTTGGAAGATCAATTTATATCATCGATAATATTTCGCCACTAAGAGAGATTGCAAAAGAAGGCAACAAATTCTTTGAAAAAAATCTTAAAGTTTTCAATATACCAGATGCATATTTGATGGAATATGCCTCGCCGAAAGGAATGCGTTTTCCAGGTCATGCTGAATTTTATGGTGAGAATTTACCAGCCGGCGCAATGATTACATTTTATGTTAAGCTTGATACAACCTCTAATCCAAATCAAAGTCAAACAGAAAAACAAGAAAATGAAACTCAATTAGAAAAAACTGAAAAAGTTAAAATTGAAATTTATGACGAAAAAGGAAATTTAATTAGAACATTGAACGTAACTGCAAAAGATGGATTGAACAGAACATACTGGAATCTGGAAAGAAAAGGTATCAGAATTCCAAGATGGGAAGAGGCTCAAGTATCAGAAGATTTTGAACCTTCAGGTGCGGAAGTTTTGCCAGGGAAATATTTAGTTAAAATTTCATACAAGAATTTCTCTGATTCAACATATGTAAATGTCTTACCTGACCCAAGAATTAAAATCTCTCTTGAAAACTTAAAACTAAGAGAAGAGGCACTGAATAAATTGTATTCCCGAATGGAATTAATGAGTAAAGCAATCCAGAATCTTAAAGATGCAGAACGAAATATCAATCTAATCTCTCAAAAAATTTCAGCACAGAAATCAGAAAAAATCGAAGAGTTGAGGAAATTACTTAAAGCTAATAAAGACACAATTAGAACGCTTGCCGAAAAGTTTTATTTCATAGAGACAAAAGGAATACAATCCGATCCCAATAAATTAACATCGAAACTTTATCGAGCTCAGAATTATCTACTTTCGAGTTATGATAAACCATCACAAATGTTTGAAATTTCATTCAATGATTTTTCAACCTCACTCGATAAAGTTGTAGATGAAATAAATCAATATTTCCAGACAGGCTGGCTCGAGCTAATGAAAAAAATAAACGAAGCTGATTTGAAGTTAATTGACCAAATTGAGTTAATTGAAAAGAATTGAAATTTAATAGAGAGAAAAAATTCCGTCGGAGCTTTTGCGAAGGGAATGTCATTCTGACCATTCGTCAAAGGGATTGTCACACTGACCTCTCGAATGGTGATATTAGTAAATGCTAACTTATTCCTTCAGGCTCCGACATATTCAGCCTGACCAAAAATTAAAATTTAATCTTTGGCTTTGCTGTCATACTCTTATCTGTTTAATCTCAACAACCGAGTGTGATTTAATCTTGACGGAGAAAGATGAACGGAAAAGACTAATTTTAAAACTTCACAGATTCGATTAGAAGTCATCATCAGAGAAATATTTTTTAACTAAAATTCTAATTCATATTCCGATTTACCATCATAATTTGGCGAAAGTGATAAAACAACTTTAATTCTCTTTTTACCCGGACCAGTTAAAAAATCAACTGAATGACTGTATATCAATGACTCAACAAGAGGAAGGTAAATAAGATTTAGATTGTAGCCATCAGGAAAGATTTTATAAGTCCCGCCTGTATAAGTTGCTAAATCTTTTGGATTTTGATTTGATAAATTCGGTGTTGACCAGAGATTTGTAAATTTTGAAGTATCGTTTGCAAAAACCACATGCACAATACCCTTACCACGAAGATTATTTATAACCCAATTCACCGACCAGTCTTCTCTTGAACTTGGTTTTACAGGAACATCAGTGAATACGACAAAAACTTTTTGCGCATCAAGTCGCCAGTTAAATAAACTATCCGCATATCGAATTGCTGAAACTGGATTTTCATTTAATGAAGAAGAACCAAATTGCGGAAACAAAACCTGAGTTGATGTATCAATAAATCTCTTTGTTCGAACCCATGTTCTGAAATTTGCAACATCTTCTGTTAAAAGTTTTACGCCTCTTATATCTCCCACAAATCCAACTCCGCCAAATCGAGCATCAATTCCATATCTATAAATCAAATCTGAAAAAGAAGAAATTGTGTTAGCTATAGAATCAATTATCGCATCGTTCATACTTCCCGATACATCAACACAAAATACAATATCAGCTTTTAATCTATTTTGTGGACTAACTCTTTTCACCAGAATTCCTTTATTTACACCATCAATTTCAATCCAGATATTTTGATCAGGATCGCCGGTTCCATACAAATCAATTCCATAATTATTAACTACAACTCCACTTAAATTTAATCTTCTTCGCTCAAGCTCAAATGTGTAAAATCTTCCGGATGGAACAACATTATTTTTTACAACCTGAGGAACAGAACCAGCTGGATCAGGCGGAATTTCGGGCAGCTGTGTTTCGGTTGTATTTTCCCTGCAGGAAATTAAAGCAAAAATCGGGAATAAAATTAGTATTAGCAGTTTCTTCATAATTGCACCTTTATTTAGATAAGTTTCATTTTAATTTAAGAAATTGAAAAGAAAGTTTGTCGAAAGATATTTCATAAAAAACTACTCCAATTACTTGCAACATTTAATTCATTATTAAGGATTGAAAGATTGGATTAAGTGAAAAGTCTTCTTGCTATGTTGTCTAATTTTTTAGTTTTGGCTAATTTTCATTTGAATTATGAATGATTGCATATTTTGCAAAATAGCAGCTAAAGAATCCCCTGCGGAAATTATTTTTGAAACGGAAAAAACTATTGCATTCCTTGATATTAATCCAATTAATTACGGACATACTCTTATAATTCCCAAAGAACATTACAAAGAATTCCACGAAATTTCAGACGATATCTCTCAAGAACTTATAGTTGTTATCTCTAAAATTTCAAAAGCGATTTTAGAGAGTTTAAAACCCCACGGTTACAACATTTTTACAAATAACGGAAGATTTGCCGGACAGGCAATTATGCATTGTCATTTTCACATTGTTCCAAGATTTATAAATGATGGATTTAAGTTTAGACCTCATCCAAAATCTTATAAGAAAAATGAGATGCAACTTTATGGAAATTTAATTCGTGAAATGATCAAAAATTAGCTGGAGGTAATTTTATGGAGAGAAAGATTCGTGTTTTAATTGCAAAAGCTGGACTTGATGGGCATGATCGAGGTGCTAAAGTAATTGCGGCTGCACTTCGTGATGCTGGAATGGAGGTTATCTACACTGGTCTTCGACAAACTCCCGAAATGATCGTGGAAGCTGCATTGCAGGAAGATGTCGATGTAATTGGTATAAGTATTTTAAGCGGCGCTCATATGACAATCTTTCCGAAAGTCTTGAAGTTAATGAAGGAAAAAGGTCTGGATGATGTTCTTCTCACAGGCGGCGGAATTATTCCAAAAGAAGACATTCAAAAATTAAAAGAGATGGGAGTGGGAGAATTATTCACTCCAGGAACTCCAACTACTGAAATTGCCGAATACATAAAAAAATGGTATAACGAACATAAAGCTGTCAAAGATGAAGCTTAAAATTTCGTTTCTGATTTTACCTTTATTCTTTTTTTCTGATCAAATCTATGCTCAAGAAATTTTTAGAAATTCGATAAAGAACTATAATATCTCATTAACAAGAACTGGTGAAAGTCAATATTTACTTCAAATCACCAAACAGAAAAAAACAGTCTTCAAAAAAAACTTCCCTTTCATAAAACTCTATTTTTATAATCTTGATACTTATCCAGAAGATGAAATGATTATTGTCACTGGACATATTAGAGATAATGATACTCTTAACACTCTGTATGTTTACACATTCGAAAAAGAATTTAGATTTTGCGACTCAATTTATCTTGATAGGTATTATCCTGAGTTTTATCAGTTTGATATGGACGCAAATTACTTCATTAAAATCTATGACCACGAAATTGAAAGAGCTTTCCCCTCAACAAGAAATGATTTACCTTTTTCATTCTATTATCTTAACAACTGTTTACTTGAATTTGACAACGAAAATTCTTTTGAAGAATATGAAGCCGAAATAAACTACCTTGTTGATGAAATTTATAATTTGAAAAAAAATACGATTTGCGAAATAGAAGAACAGAAAAGAAACTTACAGAGACTTTTAGCCTGTCTTTATACAAACATTATTAATGCTGGAATGGCATTTGACTTTGATAATTTTCTAAAAAACAATTACATCTGCAGTGATAAAGAAGAATTTCTCAAAAAATTAAAATCTCTTTACGAATAGAAAGGAGTTATACCAATGAAATTGGATTGGAGTAAATACTTAGGTTTCGAAATTAACATCATAATGAAAGAATATTATGGTGTGGTTCAGACTTCAAAAATGGATGAACCTTTTTACGAGATTGTTTTTAAGGCTGGAAGACTAACTGGTGTATTTGATGATGGATTAATGATTACTGGTAAATACAATGATCAAATTGTTGAGTCTTTCATTCCATTTGAAAGTATAAAGTGTGTTGACATCTTTCATCCAATTAGAAAAGAACAATGAAAATTTTTTTTCTCATCTTCTCATTCTTTAATCTCACATTTGCTCAAGATTTAATTGAAATTAAAGGACTTCGAACTTATTCTATTAAGGATGAAACCCTTCCTCCAATTATTATTTATAATGATTTTGACCAAAACGGAGTTGAAGATACAAGCAACGATTATATCGTAATTGAGTTTGACATAAAATCTCAACTTAAACCAAATCTGCAAATAATCTTTAAGCTTTGTGATAAAAATTGGAATCCTGTAGATAATATTTTTCTTACCAATTTTGGAAAAGATCGATTTTATAATTTACAATACAGTGTTGCACCGAATGGCGTAAAAAGCTACGATTATTCATTTCGTCAAACTTTCCCTGATAGCAGAGGACAAATTACATTCCCATTTTCAGGTAAGTACAAATATCTCATTACTGAATTCAACGATGAAACTAAAGTTTATGGTGAAGGATATTTTGTCGTAGTATATCAAAAATTTCCTGTCACTGCTTTTTATTCAAAAGAAATAATTGATGATAGTCTTTCAGAAATTATGAATTTTAATCAAAGGGATAGAATTTCTGTAAATGTTGAAATTCCGAAACCCTATGATATTTTTCGTCAAAACGAAATTGAAATTGTTCAAAACCAAAAATTTTTCTTTTCAAGTCTTGTGAATTTCAATAAAAAATCTAAATATGAATTTGGTCGCTATCTTCAGCAAAATGTAAAGCAGTATATTAAACGAGATTTACTGCCGGGCAATGAATACAGGCAATTGGATCTGACCGATTTCAGAAAGTATCCTAATGATAGATTGCTGACTTCATTTGCCGGAATTGATGTAAGCAGAAAATTTAATTACGGAGGAAGTGATTTTAACGGTGGAGTGAGAATTTATTCAATTGATGATATTTACAAAGAATATCTTGATTACCGATTTGATTTAACTCTGCCATATCCAGTAGATGGTGATGTTTATGTGATTGGAAGTTTTAATAACTGGCAAATTGATGAAAAGTATAAAATGGAAAATTCAGGAAATTATTATTCTCTCATTGTAAATCTCAAAAGAGGAATTTATGATTACCAATATGTAATTGTGCACGAAACTCATTCTTCAAATAAAAACTTAAAACTCGATTGGCTCGAAATTGAGGGCAACAGCTGGAATACAAAAAATGTGTATTACATATTTGTTTATTACAATAATCCCGACTACGGCGGCTGGGATGAAATTGTAGCTTTCACTGAAATCAAAACAAATCTAAACTGAGTATTAGATATGGAAAAAATAAGAATTGGAATTGCTGGAGTTGGTCACTTAGGCAAACTGCATCTTAAAAATTTACTCGAACAAAAAAATGCAATTTGTTCTGGAATTTTCGATATAGATCAGCAAAAAGCTCAGCAGATAGCTGAAGAATTTAAAGTTCAAGCATTTAGCAGCCTCAATGAGCTATTTAAGTTTTCCGATGGATTAATAATTTCAACCACTACTTCTAATCACTATGAAGTTGGAAAACTTGCACTTGAAAATAATCTTCACATTTTTATTGAAAAGCCAATTACATCTACCATTGAAGAGGCAGAAGAGTTAATCCAACTTGCAAAAAAAAGAAATCGATTTATTCAAGTTGGACACATCGAAAGATTCAATCCTGCAATTCTTTCTCTTGAAAAGTATGAATTAAGCCCAATGTTTATTCAATCCGATCGATTGTCACAATTTAATCCACGAGGAACCGATGTTGCTGTTGTTCTGGACCTGATGATACATGATATTGATATAATTCTTCATCTTGTAAAAAGCGAAGTTGAAAAAATTGATGCTAATGGTGTGGCTGTTGTTTCGGATAGCATTGATATAGCAAATGCAAGAATTCAATTCAAAAACGGCTGCGTTGCTAATGTAACCGCAAGTAGAATTTCTCAAAAGAAGATGAGAAAAATGAGAATGTTCCAGAAAGACGCTTATATTACAATTGATTTTCTGCAAGGACTCTCTGAAATATATCGACTGGTGAAACCTGACGAAGAGACACTTGGAATTTCTTACGGTGAAATTGGCATCGGAGAAAAAAGAAAGAAGGTAATTTATGAACAGCCTGAAATTCCAGAAGTTAATGCAATGAAATATGAGCAAGAATTATTTATAAAAAGTATTCTAACCAACACTTCTCCAGTTGTTACAGGTGAAGATGGAAAAAAAGCACTTGAAGTTGCTGATTATATTATTAAAGTCATCGATAAAAATATTCAAAAGGTGAATTAATGAAAAGAAATGTTTTAATATTTGCTTTCTTAATTTTCTATAGTTCATTAATAAAAGCACAGGATCACAATTCAGTTTCTCAATTTGGTGCTGCTATCAATTTTTACACAGGCTTTCCACAAAATGAATTCAGAGAAAACATTAAAAGAAACGGATATGGACTTAACCTTGAAGGTTACTGGAAACCTGCAGTAAAACTGCCATTCTCAATTGGTTTAAACATTGGTGTTTTGAATTATGGTTCAGTTACAAGAAAAGAACCATTCAGCTACACAATTCCTGATGTTTATGTTAATGTGACCAATCAAAATAATATCATTAACTATCATATCGTTGCACAGCTCGATCATCAGTTTGGAATTTTGAAACCTTACCTGCAGCTCCTTCTTGGCGGTTCTTACATCTACACACAAACAAAAATTGAAAACCAATCAAATCAACAGGAGATAGCTTCATCTACAAACTTTGAGGATTATGCTTTTAGTACCGGAGTAGGTGCAGGAATGATGTTTAGAGTTTCTAAAGGCAAACCGACTGAAACAGGAGAAAAAACTTTTAATGAGTTGTTCATTAATCTTAAAGTGAGTTATCTTTTTGGATCAAATGCAAAATATTTGAAAGAAGGTTCAATTAGATCTGCCGGAGGAGGTCAAATCAATTACGATGTTCTTGAATCAAAAACAGATTTATTCGGTTTGCATCTTGGAGTTGTCTTTACATTTTAATTTTGTGTATTTGAATTAATTAGATTTAAAAATTTTTTTAAAAAACTTGAATAACTAAGAAATCAACCATGAGGAATATTATGAAAAAATATTTCTTAATAATTA
Protein-coding sequences here:
- a CDS encoding Gfo/Idh/MocA family oxidoreductase, whose amino-acid sequence is MRIGIAGVGHLGKLHLKNLLEQKNAICSGIFDIDQQKAQQIAEEFKVQAFSSLNELFKFSDGLIISTTTSNHYEVGKLALENNLHIFIEKPITSTIEEAEELIQLAKKRNRFIQVGHIERFNPAILSLEKYELSPMFIQSDRLSQFNPRGTDVAVVLDLMIHDIDIILHLVKSEVEKIDANGVAVVSDSIDIANARIQFKNGCVANVTASRISQKKMRKMRMFQKDAYITIDFLQGLSEIYRLVKPDEETLGISYGEIGIGEKRKKVIYEQPEIPEVNAMKYEQELFIKSILTNTSPVVTGEDGKKALEVADYIIKVIDKNIQKVN
- a CDS encoding VWA domain-containing protein — translated: MKKLLILILFPIFALISCRENTTETQLPEIPPDPAGSVPQVVKNNVVPSGRFYTFELERRRLNLSGVVVNNYGIDLYGTGDPDQNIWIEIDGVNKGILVKRVSPQNRLKADIVFCVDVSGSMNDAIIDSIANTISSFSDLIYRYGIDARFGGVGFVGDIRGVKLLTEDVANFRTWVRTKRFIDTSTQVLFPQFGSSSLNENPVSAIRYADSLFNWRLDAQKVFVVFTDVPVKPSSREDWSVNWVINNLRGKGIVHVVFANDTSKFTNLWSTPNLSNQNPKDLATYTGGTYKIFPDGYNLNLIYLPLVESLIYSHSVDFLTGPGKKRIKVVLSLSPNYDGKSEYELEF
- a CDS encoding ATP-binding protein produces the protein MDLETRKVCTHKGEIVLTEKLGIEGIGLGLSLVKNIINLIKGEIKIEDNHPKGTKVILRFKPIIFE
- a CDS encoding ABC transporter permease, yielding MISFLLDRFGKAILNFLDEFGEISVLFFKIHSHLYRIFRDRRLILRQMEHIGVDSIPLVIVIAIFTGAVSAWQAAYQLKGLAPLSFIGGATVRAVITELGPVLTGIVIAGRVGASIAAELGTMKVTEQIDALEAMSINPVRYLAMPRYIASLIMMPLLVIFANVIATFGSFLVSNFFLEISPNVYIESVRSFFQIQDFIYGIVKAIFFGSVTALIGCHIGFKTEGGAEGVGLATIRSFVISAASILILDYILWNLFF
- a CDS encoding cobalamin B12-binding domain-containing protein — its product is MERKIRVLIAKAGLDGHDRGAKVIAAALRDAGMEVIYTGLRQTPEMIVEAALQEDVDVIGISILSGAHMTIFPKVLKLMKEKGLDDVLLTGGGIIPKEDIQKLKEMGVGELFTPGTPTTEIAEYIKKWYNEHKAVKDEA
- a CDS encoding PspC domain-containing protein, with translation MEEETQSYQSKRSLEINPSEKFLMGVCEAFGNFINVNPVFIRIIVLTAFFFLGQSILIIYSAFGILLPVNENRGKYSRLNSNTITLNLLFIIGIVLLFLLYNDMISIKTIFAFLSQKIDAFTLLVFSIALLINNHYKLEVIMPENEIKEIRKSDRKLIFGICAGFGEYLNINPNLVRLIWVIFFFASFGLAAIVYLVLNFIIPAKSKDGFANE
- a CDS encoding HIT family protein produces the protein MNDCIFCKIAAKESPAEIIFETEKTIAFLDINPINYGHTLIIPKEHYKEFHEISDDISQELIVVISKISKAILESLKPHGYNIFTNNGRFAGQAIMHCHFHIVPRFINDGFKFRPHPKSYKKNEMQLYGNLIREMIKN